The following proteins are co-located in the Betta splendens chromosome 9, fBetSpl5.4, whole genome shotgun sequence genome:
- the LOC114863115 gene encoding histone H3 encodes MARTKQTARKSTGGKAPRKQLATKAARKSAPATGGVKKPHRYRPGTVALREIRRYQKSTELLIRKLPFQRLVREIAQDFKTDLRFQSSAVMALQEASEAYLVGLFEDTNLCAIHAKRVTIMPKDIQLARRIRGERA; translated from the coding sequence ATGGCCAGAACTAAACAAACCGCTCGTAAATCCACCGGAGGGAAAGCTCCTAGGAAGCAGCTGGCCACCAAGGCTGCGCGTAAGAGCGCCCCGGCCACCGGCGGCGTCAAGAAGCCTCACCGCTACAGGCCCGGTACCGTGGCTCTCAGAGAGATTCGTCGCTACCAGAAGTCCACCGAGCTCCTGATCCGTAAACTGCCCTTCCAGCGCCTGGTCAGGGAGATCGCCCAGGACTTCAAGACCGACCTGCGCTTCCAGAGCTCTGCCGTcatggctctgcaggaggccagcgAGGCTTATCTGGTCGGTCTGTTCGAGGACACCAACCTGTGCGCCATCCACGCCAAGAGGGTCACCATCATGCCCAAAGACATCCAGCTGGCCCGGCGCATCCGCGGGGAGAGGGCTTGA
- the LOC114863121 gene encoding histone H2A-like translates to MSGRGKTGGKARAKAKTRSSRAGLQFPVGRVHRLLRKGNYAERVGAGAPVYLAAVLEYLTAEILELAGNAARDNKKTRIIPRHLQLAVRNDEELNKLLGGVTIAQGGVLPNIQAVLLPKKTEKPAGKAK, encoded by the coding sequence ATGTCCGGAAGAGGAAAAACTGGAGGCAAAGCCAGAGCTAAGGCTAAAACCCGCTCCTCCAGAGCTGGACTCCAGTTCCCCGTGGGTcgtgtccacaggctgctgcgtaAAGGAAACTATGCGGAGCGCGTCGGTGCCGGAGCCCCCGTCTACTTGGCGGCTGTTCTAGAGTATCTGACCGCTGAGATCCTGGAGTTGGCTGGAAACGCTGCCCGCGACAACAAGAAGACCAGGATCATCCCCCGccacctgcagctggctgtCCGCAACGACGAGGAGCTCAACAAGCTGCTGGGCGGAGTCACCATCGCCCAGGGCGGCGTCCTGCCCAACATCCAGGCGGTGCTGCTGCCCAAGAAGACGGAGAAACCCGCCGGCAAAGCGAAGTAG
- the LOC114863106 gene encoding histone H1-like — translation MAEEAPAPAPVKAAKKKATKPKKSGPSVGELIVKAVSESKERTGVSIVALKKALAAGGYDVEKNNSRVKIAIKNLVSKEILIQTKGTGASGSFKINKKTDTKPKKTAAKKPAPAAKKPAAAKKPKAAAAKKPAAAKKSPKKAKKPAAAKKAAKGPKKTAKSPKKAAKSPKKVVKKAAAAKKAPAKKAAKPKAKKTAAKKK, via the coding sequence ATGGCAGAAGAAgcgccagctccagctccggtcAAAGCCGCAAAAAAGAAGGCCACCAAACCCAAGAAGAGCGGCCCCAGCGTGGGCGAGCTGATCGTTAAAGCCGTATCCGAGTCCAAGGAGCGGACCGGCGTGTCCATTGTCGCCCTGAAGAAGGCTCTGGCTGCCGGAGGCTACGACGTAGAGAAGAACAATTCTCGGGTCAAGATCGCTATCAAGAACCTGGTCAGTAAAGAAATCCTGATCCAGACCAAGGGAACCGGCGCGTCCGGCTCCTTCAAGATCAACAAGAAGACCGACACCAAGCCCAAGAAGACAGCGGCCAAGAAGCCTGCTCCCGCAGCCAAGAAACCCGCAGCCGCTAAAAAGCccaaagcagcggcagcaaagAAGCCGGCGGCCGCTAAGAAGTCCCCGAAGAAGGCGAAGAAGCCCGCAGCGGCCAAGAAGGCGGCCAAGGGCCCGAAGAAGACGGCAAAGAGCCCCAAGAAGGCAGCAAAAAGCCCCAAGAAGGTGGTGAAGAAGGCCGCTGCTGCCAAGAAGGCTCCGGCCAAGAAGGCAGCGAAGCCCAAAGCCAAGAAGACCGCGGCCAAGAAGAAGTGA
- the LOC114863134 gene encoding histone H4, producing MSGRGKGGKGLGKGGAKRHRKVLRDNIQGITKPAIRRLARRGGVKRISGLIYEETRGVLKVFLENVIRDAVTYTEHAKRKTVTAMDVVYALKRQGRTLYGFGS from the coding sequence ATGAGTGGGCGGGGCAAAGGTGGAAAAGGACTCGGTAAGGGAGGCGCCAAGCGTCACCGTAAAGTTCTCCGTGATAACATCCAGGGCATCACCAAGCCCGCGATCCGCCGTCTGGCTCGCCGAGGTGGAGTCAAGCGTATCTCGGGTTTGATCTACGAGGAGACTCGCGGCGTGCTCAAGGTTTTCCTGGAGAACGTGATCCGTGACGCCGTGACCTACACCGAACACGCCAAGAGGAAGACGGTGACCGCCATGGACGTGGTCTACGCCCTGAAGAGACAGGGACGCACCCTGTACGGCTTCGGAAGCTAA
- the LOC114863127 gene encoding histone H2B 1/2 yields MPEPAKAAPKKGSKKAVTKTAAKGGKKKRKTRKESYAIYVYKVLKQVHPDTGISSKAMSIMNSFVSDIFERIAGEASRLAHYNKRSTITSREIQTAVRLLLPGELAKHAVSEGTKAVTKYTSSK; encoded by the coding sequence ATGCCTGAACCCGCCAAGGCTGCGCCCAAGAAGGGCTCCAAGAAAGCCGTGACCAAGACCGCCGCTAAAGGcggcaagaagaagaggaagacccGCAAGGAGAGCTACGCCATCTACGTGTACAAGGTGCTGAAGCAGGTCCACCCCGACACCGGTATCTCCTCCAAGGCCATGAGCATCATGAACTCGTTCGTCAGCGACATCTTCGAGCGCATCGCCGGCGAAGCCTCCCGCCTGGCGCACTACAACAAGCgctccaccatcacctccagggagatccagaccgccgtcaggctgctgctgcccgggGAGCTGGCCAAGCACGCGGTGTCCGAGGGCACCAAGGCGGTGACCAAGTACACCAGCTCCAAGTAG